TCAATGTCTGCCGAAGCTTCACCATGCAGATCAATACGTTGATCGACGATGCTGTTGCAAGCAACGCGCAAACTTCGGACGAAGCCCAAAATCAACGTTTACATATGGTTCGGCTGATCATTTGCCATATCCACGCCTTGCGACATCGCCTCCGCGATACCGACGCCGCAGCCGACCTGGAAGAACAGTTACCAGACGATAACCAACTGCCTCAGGACCTGGCACAAGACAACGTTCCGGCGGCGATTGCCGATCGAATCTCGCGTCAGATCAACTCAGCCTGGCGAAGCGGACGACTCGATACGTTTCACGTCCCGCTGCTGCACAATTGCTTGACCGAAATGGTCGACATCCAAGGAGGATGCGAGCGGATCAAGAGCACGCCCATTCCGTTCACCTACAGCGTGCTGACCCACCGCACCGTGTTTATCTACTGCTTCGCTTTGCCGTTCGGTCTGCACGACACGGTCGGCATATTTACCCCTTTGGTTGTCGGTATGATTGCCTACATTTTTTTGGGCCTCGATGCGGTGGGAGACGAGATCGAACAGCCGTTCATGACCGACGACAACGATCTGCCGCTGCTGCAGCTAACCACCATGATCGAACGCAACGTCCTGCAACTTTCCGGTTGCCCGGATGAAGAATTGCCTGACCCGATCCAGCCGGTCGATCACATCCTGATCTAACTACCTACAGGTTCGCCCCTGCCACATGCGATTATTGGAAGAATTACTCGACGCCAACGATCCAGGGATTCAGCGCATCCGAGAGTGGACCCTGGCGGCCGCGGTCGATGTTGTCGTCCTTCCCCCGTCCGCTCAGCGCGAGCAAGTCCTGCTCGATGTGCAGGTCACTACCCGCAGCACCATGGGAGCGATCGCCTACGAGACCGGCGGAATCGTCGTCGATAACGGCTGGCTGCGATTCCTCGGCTCGGGTCATCCCAGCTTCACACGCACCTTGCCGGCCTGGAACCAGGGACGCTGCGATGGGTTCTACCTGATTGCCGACGACGCCGTCGGAGGCTTCTTTGCCATCAACGGGGGCAAGCTTGGCGATGACTTCGGCAATGTCTATTACCTGGCCCCCGACGATCTCGATTGGCAGCCACTCGAAATGGGCTATACCGACCTGTTCCACTCGGCGGTCATGGGCTATTTGAGCCCGTTTTATGCCGACCTGCGTTGGACATCTTGGCAGGCCGATACCCAACAACTGGCCCACGATCGCTGTTTTTTCTTCTATCCTTTTCTCTGGACGGCCGAAGGTTCGATCGAAAAGAGCGTCCGCAGCGACGTGCCGGCGACCGAAGCTTTTGGCCTGAAAATCGACTTTTTACAGCAGTTTAAAGCAGAATGAGCCGAGCGAATCAGGTGATCAGAACACCCCAAAACGTGGATGTCGAGGAACTTTTTCAGCGTCCTATCCTTCGTGGGGTTTTCGTCGTAAAATGCTCTTTTATGCAATGACTACCGTTAAACAAAGTGTTTCCCGGCTGTCCTGCGAAAGTTTGTGCTCAAGGAATGGATCATGCCGGAAGGTATCATCAAGCGTCTGACCGACAAAGGCTTCGGTTTCATCGACACGGGTCAGAACAAGGACCTGTTTTTCCACCTCTCGAACCTGGATGGCGTTCGCTTCGAAGAACTTCACGAAGGTCAGCGCGTCTCCTACACCGAAGGCCAAGGCCCTAAGGGTCCACGTGCCGAAAACGTGAAGCCTGTCTAGTCACAGATTTCACATCTCGGTTTAGATGTCGGCGAAGAAGCGTCCCACCGGCGGGCGCTTCGCCAAGCCGATTTCAAGCCCAATCGCTAGTCCATCTAAGGTCTCCTGACGACTTGCTTCGTCAAATGCCGATCGAATGCGACTAGCTTCTTGTGCGCTAGCATCGTAGTGTTTGGCGTCCCTTTGTCCTTTCTGGATTCGCCATGTCGCTGGAAATCTATCGCTAAGCCACTTTGCATTCTTGTTCATAGCGGAAGTGCGTCATGACAACCCCAGGCGAGCGGTTTCGCATTTGTCGTTGGCCTTCGATAGAATAGCCGCAGGGTGGCGAAATGCGTTAAGCTGATTTCGATTTCATTTTCTGAGTGAACGAAATCTCTCCGGGGCTACCCCGGGGCATCCTGAATGGTAAGACTTTCCGTCGCGTGAGCTGCGATGCGCCCCACGCATTACTGCTCACGCCAGACTAGCCGCGTTAGCCATTTCGCCGCCCTGTTTTCATGCACTCGGTTACGCACAGCGCAAACATTCTAGCAACCGCTTTTGCGGCTGGACGCTTCGACCCAGAAGAGCTTGTCCAGCGTGGCAGTCAGGTTGTCGCCAGTCGCGGTCGTTGGCTGCGCCCATTGGCCGTTCGCCTTGCTGAAGCTTTTGCAGGCAAGATTCACCCCCGGAAATCCACTATCGTCGCTTTCCTGGTCGCCGATGCAGGTTTCTGCCGCGCCTATCATAATGACCGCGTTCAGATCGCCAACCTACTCGGCCCCATCCCAGAGATGATTCCGACCGCGACGGCGGCCAATTGGCAAGGGTGCCTCGCGTTGCCCACACCCCATGACGTATCGCGCTGGCTGAATCTCGCGCCAGGCGAGTTAGATTGGTTTGCCGACCGACGACGAATGGCCCATGCCCAGTCGAACCCGAAGCTCCAACATTACCGTTACCGCTTGCTCCAGAAGCGTCCCGGTGAGTACCGACTCATCGAGGCCCCTAAGCCGCGGCTAAAAGCCATCCAGCGACGGATCCTGTCAGACATCCTGAATCATGTACCGCCGCACGAAGCTGCGCACGGATTTCGACGCGGCCGTTCCATTACATCGTTTGCCGCGCCCCATGTTGGCAAGCAAGTCGTCCTCAAGATGGACCTGCAAGACTTCTTTCCATCCACACGTGCCGCTCAGATTCAATCGATCTTTCGCTTTTTGGGGTACCCCGACACGGTTGCCGATCTTCTTACCGGCCTGTGCACGACTTCCGCGCCGCAAGATATCTGGCCCACCGCAGCACCTCGGCCGGCACAACCGACCCAGCGGCAGATGCGCCGGTATGCCGAACCACACCTTCCCCAGGGAGCACCCACTTCTCCGGTACTGGCCAACCTTTGTGCCTATCGTATGGACCTTCGCTTTTCCGGACTGGCCAGCACAGTGAATGCTTCGTACACGCGGTACGCCGACGACATGGCCTTTTCAGGCAACCAGGACTTCGCCCGGGTCTGCCAGCGGTTTTCAACGCAGGCGGCTGCTATTGCGATCGACGAAGGCTACACGGTGCACTTCCGCAAGACGCGCATCATGAAGCAAGGAGCCTGCCAAAGGGTGGCCGGAATGGTTATCAATCGAAGACTCAACATCTCGCGGAAAGACTACGATCGCTTGAAAGCGGTGTTGACCAATTGCGCGCGGCATGGCCCTGACTCACAAAACCACGACGCTCATAATGATTTCCGCAGCC
Above is a genomic segment from Blastopirellula marina containing:
- a CDS encoding DUF2625 family protein, which produces MRLLEELLDANDPGIQRIREWTLAAAVDVVVLPPSAQREQVLLDVQVTTRSTMGAIAYETGGIVVDNGWLRFLGSGHPSFTRTLPAWNQGRCDGFYLIADDAVGGFFAINGGKLGDDFGNVYYLAPDDLDWQPLEMGYTDLFHSAVMGYLSPFYADLRWTSWQADTQQLAHDRCFFFYPFLWTAEGSIEKSVRSDVPATEAFGLKIDFLQQFKAE
- a CDS encoding reverse transcriptase family protein; translated protein: MHSVTHSANILATAFAAGRFDPEELVQRGSQVVASRGRWLRPLAVRLAEAFAGKIHPRKSTIVAFLVADAGFCRAYHNDRVQIANLLGPIPEMIPTATAANWQGCLALPTPHDVSRWLNLAPGELDWFADRRRMAHAQSNPKLQHYRYRLLQKRPGEYRLIEAPKPRLKAIQRRILSDILNHVPPHEAAHGFRRGRSITSFAAPHVGKQVVLKMDLQDFFPSTRAAQIQSIFRFLGYPDTVADLLTGLCTTSAPQDIWPTAAPRPAQPTQRQMRRYAEPHLPQGAPTSPVLANLCAYRMDLRFSGLASTVNASYTRYADDMAFSGNQDFARVCQRFSTQAAAIAIDEGYTVHFRKTRIMKQGACQRVAGMVINRRLNISRKDYDRLKAVLTNCARHGPDSQNHDAHNDFRSHLEGRVSFVEQINPERGRRLRALLERIDWSK
- a CDS encoding cold-shock protein; protein product: MPEGIIKRLTDKGFGFIDTGQNKDLFFHLSNLDGVRFEELHEGQRVSYTEGQGPKGPRAENVKPV
- a CDS encoding bestrophin family protein, translating into MIVTEKESWLGMIFAVHGTTMESIWPRVAVVFLWAILTTVVAYFFPDRYYTLTMGPFTVVGLALAIFLGFRNNAAYDRYWEGRKLWGRMVNVCRSFTMQINTLIDDAVASNAQTSDEAQNQRLHMVRLIICHIHALRHRLRDTDAAADLEEQLPDDNQLPQDLAQDNVPAAIADRISRQINSAWRSGRLDTFHVPLLHNCLTEMVDIQGGCERIKSTPIPFTYSVLTHRTVFIYCFALPFGLHDTVGIFTPLVVGMIAYIFLGLDAVGDEIEQPFMTDDNDLPLLQLTTMIERNVLQLSGCPDEELPDPIQPVDHILI